A window of Tatumella citrea genomic DNA:
TGGCCCTGCATTCACCCGATGCTTATCAGGCAATAGGCCACCTGTTTGAGAATGGCTACGGTGTGACACAAAATTACACTGAGGCTCGCAAATGGTATCAGCAAGGGGCAGATGCCGGAGATGGTAATGCGATGCTGTATCTGTCGAACATGTACCGCTACGGTTATGGAGTCAGCAAAGACCGACGCAAAGCACTTGAATATGCACGGATGGGATGCAAAAAAGGTAATATTCTGGCCTGTGCCGCACAAAAACAGCTGCTGAAACCCGCAGCAAAAAAATAAAATTTACTCCCGTTCGCCAGTATGAAAGCCGGAGTAAATGCGGCACATTCCTGAGTCATTGCTGTTCCGGAAGCCCCTGAATGGCTTCCGGGGGCTGGTAATAGATTAACAGACAGTTTTAAGCATCGTCCTGCTGAGGTATAGTCCGCTTTTTTCCGGAGAATTCATGCTGACCAATTCATCGACCCGCCTGAACAAATACATTAGTGAAAGCGGTATTTGCTCCCGCCGTGATGCTGATCGCTATATCGAACAAGGCAACGTGTTTATTAATGGCAAACGTGCTGCCGTCGGTGATCAGGTGTATGCCGGTGATGTGGTAAAGGTCAATGGCCAGCTGATTGAGCCAAGGAATGAAGAAGACTTAGTACTTATTGCCCTGAATAAACCAGTTGGAATTATCAGTACCACCGAAGACAGCGAAAAAGACAATATTGTTGATTTCGTCAATCACAGCAAACGTGTGTTCCCGATTGGTCGTCTGGATAAAGACTCACAGGGACTGATTTTTCTGACCAATCATGGTGATCTGGTCAATAAGATCCTGCGGGCCGGGAATGACCACGAAAAAGAGTACGTGGTTACGGTAAATAAACCGATCACCGATGAGTTCATCCAGGGAATGTCTGCCGGAGTACCCATGCTGGGTACAGTGACGAAAAAGTGCAAGGTAAAGAAAGAAGCACCGATGGTGTTTCGCATTACTCTGGTACAGGGGCTAAACCGTCAAATTCGACGTATGTGTCAGCACTTTGGATTTGAAGTCACAAAACTCGAACGGGTTCGTATCATGAATGTCAGCCTGAAAGGGTTACCTCCTGGCGAATGGCGTGATTTTACCGACGATGAGTTGATCGAATTATTCCGGCTACTGGAAAACTCTACATCACTGGACCCGGCCGAGAAAAAAAATAAACCTAAAACCGCAGCGAAGAAAAGCCCGTCAGCAAACAGACCGGCAGATAAACCAGCTACGCCGCCGCCGGCACGTAAGCGCTTTAACCAGCCAGGCAGAAAGAAAAAGGGACGCTGATCGTCCTGTTCTGCCTGCGAGGCGGGGTGCATCATACTCCCCGCCTCGCAGTTATCACCGATATCTTCAGATTTATACTGTCTCTGTCCGGAGTTTTTTCGCCGCTTCCACCATATTCGCCAGAGCCTGTCGGGTTTCACTCCAGCCCCGGGTTTTCAGACCACAGTCAGGGTTGACCCATAGCCGGCTGGCAGGGATATGTCGGGCTGCCTTACGTAGCAGGTGCTCGATATCAGCGACCGCAGGGACATTCGGAGAATGAATATCATAAACCCCCGGGCCTATCTCATTCGGATATTCAAACTGTTCAAATGATTCCAGCAACTCCATATCTGAACGTGAAGTTTCGATGGTAATAACATCTGCGTCCAGTGCTGCGATAGCATCCATAATATCGTTGAATTCGCAGTAACACATATGGGTATGAATCTGGGTGGCATCACTGGCAATGGCGGCATTCAGACGGAATGCTTCTACCGCCCACGCCAGATACTCATCCCACTCCGACTGATGGAGTGGCAAACCTTCGCGCAACGCTGGTTCATCTATCTGGATGATGCCAATACCGGCATTTTCCAGGTCAGACACTTCGTCGCGCAGTGCCAGTGCTATCTGTCGCGCAATTGTCTCGCGGCTCACATCTTCACGCGGGAATGACCAGCAAAGAATAGTTACCGGGCCGGTCAACATTCCTTTCACCGGCTTGTCGGTCAGCGATTGCGCGTACTTTGCCCATTCGACCGTAATGGGTTGTGGACGACTAATGTCCCCGATAATAACCGGAGGCTTCACACATCTCGAACCGTAGCTCTGTACCCAGCCGTTCTGAGTAAAAACAAATCCATCCAGATGCTCGCCAAAATATTCCACCATATCGTTGCGTTCAGCTTCGCCATGCACCAGGACATCCAGCCCCAGCCGTTCCTGCTCAGCGATAGCCTGGCGGATATGGCCAGCAATCCCTGTGCGATAGCTGGTTCCGTCCAGCCGCCCCTGTTTAAAGTTCAGACGCAACCCACGAATTTCACTGGTCTGCGGGAAGGAGCCAATGGTTGTGGTTGGCCAGGCTGGGAGAGAAAACCTGGCCTGTTGTGCTTTGGCACGTGTCAGGTAGTCATGCTGCCGCTGGCTGTCATTCGCCGTGACCGCCCTGAGTCTGGCAGAGACCTGACTGTTATGAACGCGGGAAGATTGCTCACGGGCGCGGATTGGCGCACTCCATGCTTCCAGAGAAGCCGGATCCTGATGATTCAGCGCGTCGCGCAACAGTGACAACTCGCCACATTTTTGCAAAGCAAACGAGAACCAGCTTTTTACTTCATCATCCAGCCGGGTTTCACTGCACAAATCTATCGGGCTATGCAGTAAAGAGCAGGATGTCCCAATCCATAGCTGCTGACGCTGCGCTACCAACGGCTGCAACCTTTGATACCAACGACTGAGATCAGCCCGCCATACATTGCGACCATTAATCACCCCGACTGACAGTAACCACTCCTCAGGTAATTGCTCATTCAGTCGCAAAATATCATCATGCCCGTGGACCAGATCGACATGCAGCCCCTGGACCGGCAACTCCCTGATTACCGACAAATTCTGACCAATGCTGTCAAAATAGCTGGTGAGTAACAGTCGCGGAGCTCCCTGCAGAGCCTGGTAGGTGAACTTAAAGGCATTCAGCCACTCTGCAGGCAGCTCCAGAGACAAAACCGGCTCATCAATCTGCACCCATTCAATACCCCGTTTTGCCAGCTCAGCCAGCAGTTGCTGATACACAGGCACTATTTCCGGAAGCAGAGTTAACCGGTCAAAGGTCGCCCCTTTGACTTTCCCGAGCCACAGATAAGTCACCGGTCCCGTCAGCACCGGTTTGACGCGATGACCCAGTGCCAGCGCTTCATCCACCTCATCAAGCAACTGTGTCCAGGCCAGGCTGAAGGTCTGACCCTGGCTGAATTCGGGTACAATATAGTGATAATTGGTATTAAACCACTTGGTCATTTCCGCTGCCGCAGCAGGCTCTCCGGTGGGTGCGC
This region includes:
- a CDS encoding tetratricopeptide repeat protein — encoded protein: MKKTLSVSLVVISLTLSGCSSINNFFGGMFSGSDNTPVRGDEKVLQAHVEQCDTAKVADDCIAAGSMYELRGGDNYGLAMDFYQKGLALHSPDAYQAIGHLFENGYGVTQNYTEARKWYQQGADAGDGNAMLYLSNMYRYGYGVSKDRRKALEYARMGCKKGNILACAAQKQLLKPAAKK
- the rluF gene encoding 23S rRNA pseudouridine(2604) synthase RluF, coding for MLTNSSTRLNKYISESGICSRRDADRYIEQGNVFINGKRAAVGDQVYAGDVVKVNGQLIEPRNEEDLVLIALNKPVGIISTTEDSEKDNIVDFVNHSKRVFPIGRLDKDSQGLIFLTNHGDLVNKILRAGNDHEKEYVVTVNKPITDEFIQGMSAGVPMLGTVTKKCKVKKEAPMVFRITLVQGLNRQIRRMCQHFGFEVTKLERVRIMNVSLKGLPPGEWRDFTDDELIELFRLLENSTSLDPAEKKNKPKTAAKKSPSANRPADKPATPPPARKRFNQPGRKKKGR
- the metE gene encoding 5-methyltetrahydropteroyltriglutamate--homocysteine S-methyltransferase, with translation MTILNHTLGFPRVGLQRELKKALESYWAGKCGVQELLDTGRRLRARHWQQQKEAGVDLVPVGDFAWYDHILTTSLMLGNIPARHRNADDSVDLDTLFRIGRGRAPTGEPAAAAEMTKWFNTNYHYIVPEFSQGQTFSLAWTQLLDEVDEALALGHRVKPVLTGPVTYLWLGKVKGATFDRLTLLPEIVPVYQQLLAELAKRGIEWVQIDEPVLSLELPAEWLNAFKFTYQALQGAPRLLLTSYFDSIGQNLSVIRELPVQGLHVDLVHGHDDILRLNEQLPEEWLLSVGVINGRNVWRADLSRWYQRLQPLVAQRQQLWIGTSCSLLHSPIDLCSETRLDDEVKSWFSFALQKCGELSLLRDALNHQDPASLEAWSAPIRAREQSSRVHNSQVSARLRAVTANDSQRQHDYLTRAKAQQARFSLPAWPTTTIGSFPQTSEIRGLRLNFKQGRLDGTSYRTGIAGHIRQAIAEQERLGLDVLVHGEAERNDMVEYFGEHLDGFVFTQNGWVQSYGSRCVKPPVIIGDISRPQPITVEWAKYAQSLTDKPVKGMLTGPVTILCWSFPREDVSRETIARQIALALRDEVSDLENAGIGIIQIDEPALREGLPLHQSEWDEYLAWAVEAFRLNAAIASDATQIHTHMCYCEFNDIMDAIAALDADVITIETSRSDMELLESFEQFEYPNEIGPGVYDIHSPNVPAVADIEHLLRKAARHIPASRLWVNPDCGLKTRGWSETRQALANMVEAAKKLRTETV